In Cololabis saira isolate AMF1-May2022 chromosome 4, fColSai1.1, whole genome shotgun sequence, one DNA window encodes the following:
- the hepacama gene encoding hepatic and glial cell adhesion molecule a, with the protein MKVERKPSFIRSRFTDIPPLLTLFGLFLLLLLLFSGEVSSVNVTSQAQVVRGTLGKEALLSVSYSSSSADKPVIKWQLKRDKVKPITVVQSIGTDIIGNLRPEYRNRILVFENGSLLLHNLQLSDEGAYEVEISITDDTFTGEHYIELTVDVPVSKPYIQMMASSVLEYSEHFNLHCSHDNGTKPVYSWLKGGKVLTNDSRLLLSHDQKVLTISRVLMADDDVYVCRVENPISSMKSIPVKLTVYRRSSLYIILSTGGIFLLITLVTVCACWKPSKKKHRPVPQSVPVYMEQSEIGHDVDVVPKPSTLGRRSPMPLYVLNEDETQERLEECSGNVVSQSEINIPVTYVPVLPPTSNRSDRPVWSAPRRFPRSQSPLAQPLPQLLPARSPAHSPGSSPRSFSPIRKVRPPVGIPVSHLPVEAESLDPSEQAHCPAQQ; encoded by the exons ATGAAGGTGGAGAGGAAGCCCTCCTTTATACGCAGCAGATTCACTGACATTCCTCCACTACTGACGCTATTtggcctcttcctcctcctccttcttcttttctcag GTGAGGTGTCATCGGTGAATGTGACCAGCCAGGCCCAGGTGGTGAGGGGAACGTTGGGCAAAGAGGCCCTCCTGTCGGTCAGCTACTCCAGCAGCAGCGCTGACAAGCCTGTCATCAAGTGGCAGCTAAAGAGAGACAAAGTGAAACCCATCACTGTCGTGCAGTCCATAGGAACCGACATCATAGGAAACCTGAGACCTGAGTACCGTAACCGCATCCTGGTGTTTGAGAATGGCTCACTGCTGCTCCACAACCTGCAGCTCTCAGATGAAGGAGCGTACGAAGTTGAAATCTCCATCACAGATGACACGTTCACCGGAGAGCACTACATTGAGCTCACCGTGGACG TTCCTGTGTCCAAACCTTACATCCAGATGATGGCCTCTTCTGTGCTGGAGTACAGCGAGCACTTCAACCTCCACTGTTCTCACGATAACGGCACAAAGCCTGTCTACAGTTGGCTGAAGGGAGGAAAGGTGCTGACCAATGACTCACGCCTGCTGCTTTCACATGACCAAAAGGTGCTGACCATCTCACGAGTCCTGATGGCAGATGACGACGTCTATGTCTGCAGGGTGGAGAACCCCATCAGCAGCATGAAGAGCATACCTGTCAAGCTTACTGTCTACA GACGGAGCTCGCTATACATCATCCTGTCCACCGGGGGCATATTCCTTCTAATCACCCTGGTTACAGTATGTGCCTGTTGGAAACCATCCAA AAAGAAGCATCGCCCTGTTCCCCAAAGTGTCCCTGTTTATATGGAGCAAAGTGAAATTGGCCACGACG TTGATGTCGTACCCAAACCAAGTACTCTGGGTCGAAGAAGTCCAATGCCTCTATATGTTCTCAATGAGGAT GAGACTCAGGAGCGTCTGGAAGAATGTTCTGGCAATGtcgtcagccaatcagaaattAACATCCCTGTGACCTATGTTCCGGTTCTCCCCCCGACCTCCAACAGAAGTGACCGGCCGGTGTGGTCGGCCCCCCGcaggttcccccgcagccagtcCCCGCTGGCCCAGCCGCTCCCGCAGCtgctcccagcccgctccccCGCTCACTCCCCGGGCTCCAGTCCGCGCAGTTTCAGCCCGATAAGAAAGGTCCGTCCCCCGGTGGGCATCCCAGTCAGCCACCTGCCCGTGGAGGCGGAGAGTCTGGATCCCAGCGAGCAGGCGCACTGCCCGGCACAGCAATGA
- the spa17 gene encoding eukaryotic translation initiation factor 5B isoform X3 — translation MEGEILQDHKNVVEEEDNLKPHLEETVVEPSFSQEEIIQSNQQETQEHAQSIKEKTTMTEVSNEETDVGLVHNEGSLDGSGFPKEDSLVEISFEDIPEAQGISAVGKKPPELETSVEVLQNNISESQEMEESKEFSGSSTHENISYTEDYRKPEMDIVQNEMNSEEEEITNQHEAHDMIKDERETGNLDLNESDNDEKEKCVTADQLTIEAVQEIHAEKTDKNEDIDNAEDGKVEQNQESENETRSDDSDFKDDEVTEVSCRDDERICTESCNELENQEMNDDQVEPNPSQVSQMNISVAGMEEDSKTFEENAQDPAQENEQSQKTLALSQPEDLTGELTDSREQEESVVLDKEETISFTQCAAYMDAHHQEGERPAQCETQPSELASRHDQEECSRPQEEEDIMDIPLDDPEANRAAAKIQAGFRGHMTRKKLKPEDKVEGEEVSSTGEVLNGSQGVSETGRSGAVEGDNTSVPEQ, via the exons ATGGAAGGAGAAATTCTTCAAGATCATAAAAATGTTGTTGAAGAGGAAGACAATTTAAAACCCCATCTTGAGGAAACTGTTGTTGAACCCTCATTTTCTCAAGAGGAAATCATTCAGAGTAATCAACAAGAAACACAGGAACATGCACAGAGCATAAAGGAGAAAACAACAATGACTGAGGTATCTAATGAGGAAACCGATGTAGGTTTAGTTCACAATGAGGGTTCTTTAGATGGCAGTGGTTTCCCAAAGGAGGATTCGTTGGTTGAGATTAGCTTTGAAGATATTCCAGAAGCTCAGGGCATTAGTGCAGTTGGGAAGAAACCGCCAGAGTTAGAGACTTCGGTGGAGGTCTTACAGAATAATATATCTGAATCCCAAGAGATGGAAGAGTCCAAGGAGTTTTCTGGGAGTTCAACACATGAAAATATATCCTATACAGAAGATTACCGTAAACCTGAAATGGACAttgtacaaaatgaaatgaactcTGAAGAGGAGGAAATAACAAATCAACATGAAGCACATGATATGATTAAAGATGAGAGAGAAACAGGGAACCTTGATTTAAATGAGAGTGATAATGATGAGAAAGAGAAATGTGTTACAGCAGATCAGCTCACCATTGAGGCAGTACAAGAGATTCATGCGGAGAAAACTGATAAAAATGAAGATATCGACAACGCTGAAGATGGCAAAGTTGAACAGAATCAGGAGTCTGAAAATGAGACACGGTCCGATGACTCTGATTTTAAGGATGATGAAGTGACAGAGGTGAGTTGTAGAGATGATGAAAGAATATGTACGGAGAGCTGCAATGAACTGGAAAATCAAGAAATGAATGATGACCAGGTGGAACCCAATCCATCACAAGTAAGCCAGATGAATATATCAGTGGCTGGAATGGAGGAAGACAGTAAAACCTTTGAAGAAAACGCACAAGATCCAGCACAGGAGAATGAGCAAAGTCAGAAAACTCTTGCGCTGTCACAGCCAGAGGATCTCACAGGGGAACTGACCGATTCAAGGGAACAAGAGGAGAGTGTAGTATTGGATAAGGAGGAGACCATCAGCTTCACTCAATGTGCAGCTTATATGGATGCCCACCATCAAGAAGGTGAAAGGCCAGCTCAGTGTGAGACTCAGCCCTCGGAGCTTGCAAGCAGGCACGACCAG GAGGAGTGCAGCCGGccccaggaggaggaggacatcATGGACATCCCCCTGGATGACCCTGAGGCTAACAGGGCCGCTGCCAAGATCCAGGCTGGGTTCCGTGGCCACATGACTCGTAAGAAGTTGAAGCCAGAGGACAAGGTGGAAGGGGAGGAGGTGAGCAGCACTGGGGAGGTGCTCAACGGCAGCCAGGGGGTCTCAG AGACAGGAAGATCGGGGGCAGTAGAGGGAGACAACACATCTGTGCCAGAACAGTGA
- the spa17 gene encoding uncharacterized protein spa17 isoform X1, whose translation MVFFLLSRDKSCKFQSEDDSTLLAEASTLSTTEPRVSEESNSTESTDDEEKVKNTEKHTISDEINISEIKSVTDTRPEEPNEKNTPTITKLEQLDRPADEIDTENVPEKTVSESDSNLGALLSPWGISNVDVCAQELGEADNEGNDKQGSAHVDEETVHSEKEETEVAEPVESFLHSHLANVTACAELEETERTMEGEILQDHKNVVEEEDNLKPHLEETVVEPSFSQEEIIQSNQQETQEHAQSIKEKTTMTEVSNEETDVGLVHNEGSLDGSGFPKEDSLVEISFEDIPEAQGISAVGKKPPELETSVEVLQNNISESQEMEESKEFSGSSTHENISYTEDYRKPEMDIVQNEMNSEEEEITNQHEAHDMIKDERETGNLDLNESDNDEKEKCVTADQLTIEAVQEIHAEKTDKNEDIDNAEDGKVEQNQESENETRSDDSDFKDDEVTEVSCRDDERICTESCNELENQEMNDDQVEPNPSQVSQMNISVAGMEEDSKTFEENAQDPAQENEQSQKTLALSQPEDLTGELTDSREQEESVVLDKEETISFTQCAAYMDAHHQEGERPAQCETQPSELASRHDQEECSRPQEEEDIMDIPLDDPEANRAAAKIQAGFRGHMTRKKLKPEDKVEGEEVSSTGEVLNGSQGVSETGRSGAVEGDNTSVPEQ comes from the exons ATGGTATTTTTTCTGCTTTCTAGAGACAAATCATGTAAGTTCCAAAGTGAAGATGACTCAACTCTCTTGGCAGAAGCCTCAACTCTTTCCACCACAGAACCTCGTGTCTCTGAAGAGTCTAATTCAACTGAAAGCACAGACGatgaagaaaaagtcaaaaatacAGAGAAGCACACAATTTCAgatgaaataaatatttcagaaataaaatcTGTCACTGATACACGGCCGGAGGAaccaaatgaaaaaaacaccCCAACAATAACTAAACTTGAGCAACTTGACAGGCCAGCAGATGAAATCGATACAGAGAATGTACCAGAGAAGACTGTGTCTGAGTCTGACTCAAATCTGGGAGCTTTATTGTCACCATGGGGAATTTCAAATGTAGATGTGTGTGCTCAGGAGTTAGGAGAGGCCGACAATGAGGGAAATGACAAACAAGGAAGTGCACATGTAGATGAGGAGACTGTACACTCTGAAAAGGAGGAAACTGAAGTTGCAGAACCCGTGGAGAGCTTCCTACACTCTCACCTTGCTAATGTGACTGCCTGTGCTGAGCTTGAAGAAACAGAGAGAACAATGGAAGGAGAAATTCTTCAAGATCATAAAAATGTTGTTGAAGAGGAAGACAATTTAAAACCCCATCTTGAGGAAACTGTTGTTGAACCCTCATTTTCTCAAGAGGAAATCATTCAGAGTAATCAACAAGAAACACAGGAACATGCACAGAGCATAAAGGAGAAAACAACAATGACTGAGGTATCTAATGAGGAAACCGATGTAGGTTTAGTTCACAATGAGGGTTCTTTAGATGGCAGTGGTTTCCCAAAGGAGGATTCGTTGGTTGAGATTAGCTTTGAAGATATTCCAGAAGCTCAGGGCATTAGTGCAGTTGGGAAGAAACCGCCAGAGTTAGAGACTTCGGTGGAGGTCTTACAGAATAATATATCTGAATCCCAAGAGATGGAAGAGTCCAAGGAGTTTTCTGGGAGTTCAACACATGAAAATATATCCTATACAGAAGATTACCGTAAACCTGAAATGGACAttgtacaaaatgaaatgaactcTGAAGAGGAGGAAATAACAAATCAACATGAAGCACATGATATGATTAAAGATGAGAGAGAAACAGGGAACCTTGATTTAAATGAGAGTGATAATGATGAGAAAGAGAAATGTGTTACAGCAGATCAGCTCACCATTGAGGCAGTACAAGAGATTCATGCGGAGAAAACTGATAAAAATGAAGATATCGACAACGCTGAAGATGGCAAAGTTGAACAGAATCAGGAGTCTGAAAATGAGACACGGTCCGATGACTCTGATTTTAAGGATGATGAAGTGACAGAGGTGAGTTGTAGAGATGATGAAAGAATATGTACGGAGAGCTGCAATGAACTGGAAAATCAAGAAATGAATGATGACCAGGTGGAACCCAATCCATCACAAGTAAGCCAGATGAATATATCAGTGGCTGGAATGGAGGAAGACAGTAAAACCTTTGAAGAAAACGCACAAGATCCAGCACAGGAGAATGAGCAAAGTCAGAAAACTCTTGCGCTGTCACAGCCAGAGGATCTCACAGGGGAACTGACCGATTCAAGGGAACAAGAGGAGAGTGTAGTATTGGATAAGGAGGAGACCATCAGCTTCACTCAATGTGCAGCTTATATGGATGCCCACCATCAAGAAGGTGAAAGGCCAGCTCAGTGTGAGACTCAGCCCTCGGAGCTTGCAAGCAGGCACGACCAG GAGGAGTGCAGCCGGccccaggaggaggaggacatcATGGACATCCCCCTGGATGACCCTGAGGCTAACAGGGCCGCTGCCAAGATCCAGGCTGGGTTCCGTGGCCACATGACTCGTAAGAAGTTGAAGCCAGAGGACAAGGTGGAAGGGGAGGAGGTGAGCAGCACTGGGGAGGTGCTCAACGGCAGCCAGGGGGTCTCAG AGACAGGAAGATCGGGGGCAGTAGAGGGAGACAACACATCTGTGCCAGAACAGTGA
- the spa17 gene encoding neurogranin isoform X4 gives MDCHNEECSRPQEEEDIMDIPLDDPEANRAAAKIQAGFRGHMTRKKLKPEDKVEGEEVSSTGEVLNGSQGVSETGRSGAVEGDNTSVPEQ, from the exons ATGGACTGCCACAAT GAGGAGTGCAGCCGGccccaggaggaggaggacatcATGGACATCCCCCTGGATGACCCTGAGGCTAACAGGGCCGCTGCCAAGATCCAGGCTGGGTTCCGTGGCCACATGACTCGTAAGAAGTTGAAGCCAGAGGACAAGGTGGAAGGGGAGGAGGTGAGCAGCACTGGGGAGGTGCTCAACGGCAGCCAGGGGGTCTCAG AGACAGGAAGATCGGGGGCAGTAGAGGGAGACAACACATCTGTGCCAGAACAGTGA
- the spa17 gene encoding eukaryotic translation initiation factor 5B isoform X2, translating into MVFFLLSRDKSCKFQSEDDSTLLAEASTLSTTEPRVSEESNSTESTDDEEKVKNTEKHTISDEINISEIKSVTDTRPEEPNEKNTPTITKLEQLDRPADEIDTENVPEKTVSESDSNLGALLSPWGISNVDVCAQELGEADNEGNDKQGSAHVDEETVHSEKEETEVAEPVESFLHSHLANVTACAELEETERTMEGEILQDHKNVVEEEDNLKPHLEETVVEPSFSQEEIIQSNQQETQEHAQSIKEKTTMTEVSNEETDVGLVHNEGSLDGSGFPKEDSLVEISFEDIPEAQGISAVGKKPPELETSVEVLQNNISESQEMEESKEFSGSSTHENISYTEDYRKPEMDIVQNEMNSEEEEITNQHEAHDMIKDERETGNLDLNESDNDEKEKCVTADQLTIEAVQEIHAEKTDKNEDIDNAEDGKVEQNQESENETRSDDSDFKDDEVTEVSCRDDERICTESCNELENQEMNDDQVEPNPSQVSQMNISVAGMEEDSKTFEENAQDPAQENEQSQKTLALSQPEDLTGELTDSREQEESVVLDKEETISFTQCAAYMDAHHQEGERPAQCETQPSELASRHDQEECSRPQEEEDIMDIPLDDPEANRAAAKIQAGFRGHMTRKKLKPEDKVEGEERQEDRGQ; encoded by the exons ATGGTATTTTTTCTGCTTTCTAGAGACAAATCATGTAAGTTCCAAAGTGAAGATGACTCAACTCTCTTGGCAGAAGCCTCAACTCTTTCCACCACAGAACCTCGTGTCTCTGAAGAGTCTAATTCAACTGAAAGCACAGACGatgaagaaaaagtcaaaaatacAGAGAAGCACACAATTTCAgatgaaataaatatttcagaaataaaatcTGTCACTGATACACGGCCGGAGGAaccaaatgaaaaaaacaccCCAACAATAACTAAACTTGAGCAACTTGACAGGCCAGCAGATGAAATCGATACAGAGAATGTACCAGAGAAGACTGTGTCTGAGTCTGACTCAAATCTGGGAGCTTTATTGTCACCATGGGGAATTTCAAATGTAGATGTGTGTGCTCAGGAGTTAGGAGAGGCCGACAATGAGGGAAATGACAAACAAGGAAGTGCACATGTAGATGAGGAGACTGTACACTCTGAAAAGGAGGAAACTGAAGTTGCAGAACCCGTGGAGAGCTTCCTACACTCTCACCTTGCTAATGTGACTGCCTGTGCTGAGCTTGAAGAAACAGAGAGAACAATGGAAGGAGAAATTCTTCAAGATCATAAAAATGTTGTTGAAGAGGAAGACAATTTAAAACCCCATCTTGAGGAAACTGTTGTTGAACCCTCATTTTCTCAAGAGGAAATCATTCAGAGTAATCAACAAGAAACACAGGAACATGCACAGAGCATAAAGGAGAAAACAACAATGACTGAGGTATCTAATGAGGAAACCGATGTAGGTTTAGTTCACAATGAGGGTTCTTTAGATGGCAGTGGTTTCCCAAAGGAGGATTCGTTGGTTGAGATTAGCTTTGAAGATATTCCAGAAGCTCAGGGCATTAGTGCAGTTGGGAAGAAACCGCCAGAGTTAGAGACTTCGGTGGAGGTCTTACAGAATAATATATCTGAATCCCAAGAGATGGAAGAGTCCAAGGAGTTTTCTGGGAGTTCAACACATGAAAATATATCCTATACAGAAGATTACCGTAAACCTGAAATGGACAttgtacaaaatgaaatgaactcTGAAGAGGAGGAAATAACAAATCAACATGAAGCACATGATATGATTAAAGATGAGAGAGAAACAGGGAACCTTGATTTAAATGAGAGTGATAATGATGAGAAAGAGAAATGTGTTACAGCAGATCAGCTCACCATTGAGGCAGTACAAGAGATTCATGCGGAGAAAACTGATAAAAATGAAGATATCGACAACGCTGAAGATGGCAAAGTTGAACAGAATCAGGAGTCTGAAAATGAGACACGGTCCGATGACTCTGATTTTAAGGATGATGAAGTGACAGAGGTGAGTTGTAGAGATGATGAAAGAATATGTACGGAGAGCTGCAATGAACTGGAAAATCAAGAAATGAATGATGACCAGGTGGAACCCAATCCATCACAAGTAAGCCAGATGAATATATCAGTGGCTGGAATGGAGGAAGACAGTAAAACCTTTGAAGAAAACGCACAAGATCCAGCACAGGAGAATGAGCAAAGTCAGAAAACTCTTGCGCTGTCACAGCCAGAGGATCTCACAGGGGAACTGACCGATTCAAGGGAACAAGAGGAGAGTGTAGTATTGGATAAGGAGGAGACCATCAGCTTCACTCAATGTGCAGCTTATATGGATGCCCACCATCAAGAAGGTGAAAGGCCAGCTCAGTGTGAGACTCAGCCCTCGGAGCTTGCAAGCAGGCACGACCAG GAGGAGTGCAGCCGGccccaggaggaggaggacatcATGGACATCCCCCTGGATGACCCTGAGGCTAACAGGGCCGCTGCCAAGATCCAGGCTGGGTTCCGTGGCCACATGACTCGTAAGAAGTTGAAGCCAGAGGACAAGGTGGAAGGGGAGGAG AGACAGGAAGATCGGGGGCAGTAG
- the spa17 gene encoding neurogranin isoform X5: MDCHNEECSRPQEEEDIMDIPLDDPEANRAAAKIQAGFRGHMTRKKLKPEDKVEGEERQEDRGQ; encoded by the exons ATGGACTGCCACAAT GAGGAGTGCAGCCGGccccaggaggaggaggacatcATGGACATCCCCCTGGATGACCCTGAGGCTAACAGGGCCGCTGCCAAGATCCAGGCTGGGTTCCGTGGCCACATGACTCGTAAGAAGTTGAAGCCAGAGGACAAGGTGGAAGGGGAGGAG AGACAGGAAGATCGGGGGCAGTAG